Below is a genomic region from Actinomadura sp. NAK00032.
ATCACGAACAGCTCGAACTCGTCGCCGCTGAGGACCTCGCCGCCGGCGTCCGGCTGGAGCAGCTTCGTGACGATGTCGTCGCGCGGGTTCTCCCGCCGGTCGGCGGCCAGCACGTTGGCGTAGGCGTACAGCTCGGTCGCCGCCGCCTGGCCCTCCTCCGGCGTCCGCTGGAACTCCGGGTCGTCCCCGCCGATCAGGGTGTTGGACCAGGTGAAGATCTTCTCCCGGTCCTCCGGCGGGGCGCCCAGCAGCTCGCAGATCACGTACAGCGGCAGCGGCGCCGCCAGGTCCCGGACGAAGTCGGCCTCCTCCCCGCGCTCCACCGTCTCCTGGACGAGCCGCCGGCAGATGTCCCGGATGTGCTGCTCCAGCGCGCCGATCGCGCGCGGCGTGAACCCGCGGTTGACGATGCTCCGCTTGCGCGAGTGCTCCGGCGGGTCCTGGTTGAGCATCATCATCCGCTGCAGGACGAGGTGCTCCTCGGGCGGCTCGTCGAACAGCGCGAGCCGCCGCCAGGAGGAGAACACCTCCGGGTGCCGCGACACGTGCACGACGTCCTCGTGCCGGGTGACGGCCCAGAACGGGGGGTAGTCCCGCTCCGGGTCGCCGTGGTGCCGGTGGACGGGATCGTGCTCGCGCAGCCAGGTCAGCTGCTCGTGCGGGATGCCGCCGCGCTCGTAGGCGCCCGGGTCGGCCAGTTCGATGTCGGGAGTGGTCTCGGGAGTGGTGCCGGGGGTGCTGGTCATCGCCTCGAACCTCCTCGTCCGCAGACGCCGTCAGCCCCCGAGCGGGGCGGACGGTGTGAAGCTCACCGGGATCTCCTTGTAGCCGTTGACGAAGTTGGAGCGGAGCCGGCGGGGCTCGCCGGCGAGCCGGATGTCGGGCATCCGCTCAAGGATCGTCTCAAAGATGATGCGCAGGTTCAGCCGCGCCAGGTGGGTGCCGAGGCAGTAGTGCGGGCCGCCGCCGCCGAAGCCGATGTGCGGGTTCGGGTCGCGGCCCACGTCGAAGGAGGACGGGTCGTCGAAGACCCGCTCGTCGCGGTTGGCCGAGCCGTAGAACAGCACGACCTTGTCGCCGGCCTTGATCTGCTTGCCGCCGAGCTCGGTGTCGACGAGGGCGGTGCGGCGGAACTGGTTGATCGGGCTCACCCAGCGGACGATCTCCTCGACGGCCTTCGGCAGCAGGCTCCGGTCGGCGCGCAGCCGCTCCCACTGGTCGGGGCGCTCGAAGAAGGCCAGCATGCCGCCCGCGGTCGCGGTCCGGGTCGTCTCGTTGCCGGCGATCGACAGCATGATCACGAACAGCTGGAACTCCTCCAGCGTGATCTTGCTGCCGTCCGCGTCGGGCGCGAGCAGCTTGGTCACGATGTCGTCGCGCGGGGTGGACTCCCGGGCCGCCGCGAGCTGCCCGCCCCACTCGGCGAACTCGGCCGCGCACAGCGTCGACTCCTCGCGGCCCCCGATGAACTCGGGGTCGTTGAACGCGACCAGCTTGTTCGACCAGTGGAAGATCTTCTCCCGGTCCGCCAGCGGCGCGCCGAGCAGCTCGCAGATCGTGTAGAGCGGCAGCGGCGCGGCGAACCGCTCCACGAAGTCGCACTCGCCGAGCGGCGCGGCCTCGTCGATCAGCTCGTT
It encodes:
- a CDS encoding cytochrome P450; its protein translation is MTSTPGTTPETTPDIELADPGAYERGGIPHEQLTWLREHDPVHRHHGDPERDYPPFWAVTRHEDVVHVSRHPEVFSSWRRLALFDEPPEEHLVLQRMMMLNQDPPEHSRKRSIVNRGFTPRAIGALEQHIRDICRRLVQETVERGEEADFVRDLAAPLPLYVICELLGAPPEDREKIFTWSNTLIGGDDPEFQRTPEEGQAAATELYAYANVLAADRRENPRDDIVTKLLQPDAGGEVLSGDEFELFVMLLSVAGNETTRNAATGGMLALLEHPEQWKRLRADRSLVRTAADEIVRWVTPVNLFRRTAVRDTELRGKKIEEGDKVVVFYSSANRDEAVFGDPWAFDVGRDPNPHLGFGGGGPHFCLGSHLARLELSVLFETLLDAVPNIELSGNVRRLRSSFINGIKEMPVRVRPASLD
- a CDS encoding cytochrome P450, with protein sequence MALATSIAPHDRVFRAPEIDVIDPGVYERGGIPHRQFQWLRDNDPVHWHQDPNEGVPGFWAVTRHEDVVSVSRRANPYSSHERTAMFEEFSSDDIAMYGQMMLFQDPPDHTRLRSMVNKGFTPRMIGRLEDHIRRICNELIDEAAPLGECDFVERFAAPLPLYTICELLGAPLADREKIFHWSNKLVAFNDPEFIGGREESTLCAAEFAEWGGQLAAARESTPRDDIVTKLLAPDADGSKITLEEFQLFVIMLSIAGNETTRTATAGGMLAFFERPDQWERLRADRSLLPKAVEEIVRWVSPINQFRRTALVDTELGGKQIKAGDKVVLFYGSANRDERVFDDPSSFDVGRDPNPHIGFGGGGPHYCLGTHLARLNLRIIFETILERMPDIRLAGEPRRLRSNFVNGYKEIPVSFTPSAPLGG